Part of the Dreissena polymorpha isolate Duluth1 chromosome 12, UMN_Dpol_1.0, whole genome shotgun sequence genome, TGACGTGTATAGATTGACTTTTCAATTAATGTGGGTACGATATGTATCGAAATGTATATCAAAATGTGGTATTCAGTTTCAACATTAAAAGCTCAATATTTACATAATGATATTTATgctatttattctttataatgCAATAATATCATGTTTTTATTTCCCATTGACATATTTCTTCTTGACAtctacgcatatatatatatatatatatatatatatatatatatatatatatatatatatatatatatatatatatatatgtgtgtgtaaatATACGCCATAGTATTCTAGAAAGTCCTTAAAAAATAGGTGCAGTATAAAATGGTTTACTTCATCTAGACAAAAAAACTAAAATTTGATGCATGAGTTGATTCAGGAATAACAATGTACCTAAATTGgcagtaaaaacaagaaatgaTGCCCACTGTATCTTCACATTTTTCCTTGATCCCTCAGCAAAAGCTCGTCTTTTTGATCCTTCATAATCCTTACAAAGCTAAGACATCTGTTTGTCTGAAACAACATGCAACACTACCAAAGATTACAAATTGTGAAATACTTTTCTTGTAACACATGAATATAAAACTAACGTCTTTTGTAACGTCTTCAATTTTTTTATATGGCTATCATTAAAATGGCATCTAGACAAATGATCGGATAACCTGTAATCAAAACCAAAACGTTGTACCgtctttatttaaaattcatttaaagctgcaaaaaaaaaattattctcaAAAAATTGTGCAAAGATTTACCTTTTGCTTTTCCTGAATATgaagcaatatacatagcaatttTATCACATTGCACTAcactatttgtatttgttttattttatatgccaTAAATGTAGACTCAGTAAAATGGCGAATATTTCTTATGCACGTATATGCAAGTCTTAGTCTTGTATAAATGTGGGGAAAATGCAGGAAAATAATGTCCCTGTAAGTACCGTCCACAACAAAGTAAACAAGTTTCACACAAAATTGTTTCATCTTTAGAAGACCATTCTTCTACAGACATTTCTGACATACTAGTAATGGTAAAGAAGCATACTGCAGAAAGGTTTAATTTATGTTAAGACTTTGGGACGAATGTGACAAGAATTAGGAATTATGTTGCAATTATGTCTCTTTATCGATTAAAAACGACGGTAGGCTTCTTTAACCGTGTCAGTTATTCGAAAGAATATGTATGAAGTATCGCAAATAGGAAATAGGAAATGTGttaatattgtataaatacattTCACCTTCAGAATGATTTTAATCGAACAAATATTAACATCTGTACTTAGTTATTATAACATTGTTGATGAATGTTGACATTATTAAACTTAGTAccttcttaaataaaaacaattccgTTACACAATGCAGGCATAATTATTCTGCAACGTGTATTGTTTGTAAATGTCGTTTTGCGTTAagtttatataatacatgtacaacataAACAGTATTACAGAAAAATTTCATCAGAAAGAAAACTTCTTTTCATGTGATCATTttgatacaatttatattgttaaaacctCAACTTAAAGCTCGACAATGTACAACACAAACGCGTTTTCAGTATTTCCTTGTTACCTGTTATTCTGCCTATTAAGTGCACATATCATGTACCATAAATGTGTAAAGTGTTTCAATTCATAAAACGGAGTGCTTAAACTTTAATTGTGCTAACATATCGATTTAACGTTTTTAAGTAAATGCTTTCTTTAAGATGGACCATCGTCAGCCACCGTATCAGTCAGTAGTCCGTTGACTGTGACTGAGAACACATCGCCCCCTACCGCAATCACGTGTTCAAGCCCCGCCTGCAACCCTCTCTGCAACGCCAACTGGTTCAACGGCTCGACCAAAATACTTAACACAACACTGTTTAGTACACCGATTAGTCGATACTTCGCGGGATCGTACATTTGTAATGTTTCCAATGCAGTTGGGTTTTGGACTACACAGCTTGATGTCATCGTCAACTGTAAGCTGTTTACTTGTTGAATGTCtatttgatatttttcaaaagattcaaagaaatgtttattgatgtatttaatgtaGTCGCCGTTTTGATGTTACTACTCACTTGTACGaattattgtaattttatttcatgaacGCAGTTGAGCCTATAATGACAAGCAATATAATGCGAGAGCTCTTGATACAGTTACTAAATGATTGTATACTagtaaaaatactataaaatttGCTGACGTGTATAGATTGACTTTTCAATTAATGTGGGTACGATATGTATCGAAATGTATATCAAAATGTGGTATTCAGTTTCAACATTTAAAGAGTTTGGGACGAATGTGACAAGAATTAGGAATTATGTTGCAATTATGTCACTTAATCGATTAAAAACGACGGTAAGCTTCTTTAATCGTGTCAGTTATTAGAAACAATATGTATGAAGTATCGCAAATAGGAAAAAGGAAATGTGTTAATATTGTATGAATACATTTCACCTTCAGAATGATTTTAATCgaacaaatattaacatatgtacttaGTTGACCTGGTCATTTTACCAAATGGCAAACTATggaaaatgttatatatatttcaaagtaCATTAATCCATACATCTTAAAATAAAGTGATAATACCAGAACGACAAATCAGAGGGACTTAGTGTGTACTTATTCATATGTTTCGTGTTGAACAAGCAGGAACGAAATGCGCCAATTATAATATTGTTCGGTCTTGCGTGTTGCCTGATTAAAGGAACACGCCAACATGAAATAGTAAGGAAGGGCATAATTGTCGAAAACGTCAAATCAGAGGCGCCAACACGCCAAACTGATGATGAATGTTGACATTATTAAACTCAGTAccttcttaaataaaaaaaaatccgttaCACAATGCAGGCATAATTATTCTGCAACGTGTATTGTTTGTAAATGTCGCTTTGCGTTAAGTTTATATTATACAACATAAACAGTATTACAGAAAAAATTCATCAGAAAGAAAACTTCTTTTCATgtgatcattttgataaaatttatattgttaaaacctCAACTTAAAGTTCGACAACATACAACAAAAACGCGTTTTCAGTATTTCCTTGTTTCCTTTTATTCTGCCTATTAAGTGCACATATCATGTACCATAAATGTGTACAGTGTTTCAATTCATAAAACGGAGTGCCTTAACGTTAATTGTGCTTACATATCGATTTAACGTTTTTAAGTAAATGCTTTCTTTAAGATGGACCATCGTCAGCCACCGTATCAGTCAGTAGTCCGTTGACTGTGACTGAGAACACATCGCCCCCTACCGCAATCACGTGTTCAAGCCCCGCCTGCAACCCTCTCTGCAACGCCAACTGGTTCAACGGCTCGACCAAAGTACTTAACACAACACTGTTTAGTACCCCGATTAGTCGATACTTCGCGGGATCGTACATTTGTAATGTCTCCAATGCAGTTGGCTTTCGGACTACACAGCTTGATGTCATCGTTAACTGTAAGCTACTAACTTGTTAAATGTCTCtttgatatttttcaaaagattcaaataaatgtttattgatgtatttaatgtaGTCGCCGTTTTGATGTTACTACTCACTTGTACGcattattgtaattttatttcataaacgcTGTTGAGCCTATAATGACCGGCAATTTAATGCGAGAGCTCGTGATACAGTTACTAAATGATTATATAccagtaaaaatattataaaatttgcTGACGTGTATAGATTGACTTTTCAATTAATGTGGGTACGATATGTATCGAAATGTATATCAAAATGTGGTATTCAGTTTTAACATTCAAAGCTAAATCTTTACATAATGCTATTTATgctatttattctttataatgcaataatttcatgtttttatttcccATTGACATATTTCTTCTTGACATCtacgcttatatatatatatatatatatatatatatatatatatatatatatatatatatatatatatatatatatatatatatatatatatatatatatgccatagTATAATAGAAGGTCCTTAAAAAATTAGGTGCAATATAAAATGGTTTACTTCAtctaaacaaaaaactaaaatttgATGCATGAGTTGATTCAGGAATAACAATTTACCTAAATTGgcagtaaaaacaagaaatgaTTCCCACTGTATCTTCACATGTTTCCTTGATCCCTCAGCAAAAGCTCGTCTTTTTGATCCTTCCGAATCCTTACAAAGCTAAGACATCTGTTTGTCTGAAACAACATGCAACATTACCAAAGATTATAAATTGTGAAATACTTTTGTTTGTACCACATGATTATAAAACCTATTTTAACAAATGGCAAGCTATggaaaatttatatatatttcaaagtaCATTAATCCATACATCTTAAAATAAAGTGATAATACCAGAACGACAAATCAGAGGAACTTAGTGTGTACTTATTCATATTTTTCGTGTTGAACAAGCAGGAACGAAATGCGCCAATTTTAACATTGTTCGATCTTGCGTGTTGCCTGATTAAAGGAACACGCCAACATGAAATAGTAAGGAAGGGCATAATTGTCGAAAACGTCAAATCAGAGGCGCCAACACGCCAAACTGAAGAAGAATGTGgacatttataaacaaattaccttcttaaataaaaaaaaatcctttacaCAATGCAGGCATAATTTTTCACCAATgtgtattgtttgaatatgtcGTTTTGCGTTAAGTTTATATAATACAACATAAACAGTATTACAGTAAAATTTCATCAGAAAGAAAACTTCTTTTCATttgatcattttgataaaatttatattgttaaaacctCAACTTAATGTTCGACAATGTACAACAAAAACGCGTTTTCAGTATTTTCTTGTTGCCTTTTATTCTGCCTATTAAGTGCACATATAATGTACCATAAATGTGTACAGTGTTTCAATTCATAAAACGGAGTGCCTAAACGTTAATTGTGCTTACAAATCGATTTAACGTTTTTAAGTAAATGCTTTCTTTAAGATGGACCATCGTCAGCCACCGTATCAGTCAGTAGTCCGTTGACTGTGACTGAGAACACATCGCCCCCTACCGCAATCACGTGTTCAAGCCCCGCCTGCAACCCTCTCTGCAACGCCAACTGGTTCAACGGCTCGACCAAAGTACTTAACACAACACTGTTTAGTACCCCGATTAGTCGATACTTCGCGGGATCGTACATTTGTAATGTTTCCAATGCAGTTGGCTTTCGGACTACACAGCTTGATGTCATCGTTAACTGTGagctattaaattaataaatgtatctttgatatttttcaaaaggatcaaagaaatgtttattgatgtatttaatgtaGTCGCCGTTTTGATGTTACTACTCACTTGTACGAATTATTGTACTTTTATTTCATGAACGCTGTTGAGCCTATAATGACAAGCAATATAATGCGAGAGCTCGTGATACAGTTACTAAATGATTATATACAAGTAAAAATTCTATAAAATTTGCTGACGTGTATAGATTGACTTTTCAATTAATGTGGGTACGATATGTATCGAAATGTATATCAAAATGTGGTATTCAGTTTTAACATTCAAAGCTAAATCTTTACATAATGTTATTTATgctatttattctttataatgcaataattttaatgtttttatttcccATTGACATATTTCTTCTTGACATCtacgcttatatatatatatatatatatatatatatatatatatatatatatatatatatatatatatatatatatatatatatttatatatatatatatatatatatatatatatatttgccatAGTATTCAAGAAAGTCCTTAAAAAATTAGGTGCAATATAAAATGGTTTACTTCCtctaaacaaaaaactaaaatttgATGCATGAGTTGATTCAGGGATAACAATTTACCTAAATTGGCAGTAACAACAAGAAATGATTCCCACTGTATCTTCACATTTGTCCTTGATCCCTCAGCAAAAGCTCGTCTTTTTGATATTTCCAAATCCTTACAAAGCTAACACATCTGTTTGTCTGAAACAACATGCAACACTACCAAAGATTACAAATTGTGAAATACTTTTTTTGTACCACATGATTATGAAACCTATTTTAACAAATGGCAAACTATggaaaatttatatatatttcaaagtaCATTAATCCATGCATCTTAAAATAAAGTGATAATACCAGAACGACAAATCAGAGGAACTTAATGTGTACTTATTCATAGTTTTCGTGTTGAACAAGCAGGAACGAAATGCGCAAATTTTAACATTGTTCGGTCTTGCGTGTTGCCTGATTAAAGGAACACGCCAACATGAAATAGTAAGGAAGGGCATAATTGTCGAAAACGTCAAATCAGAGGCGCCAAAACGCCAAACCGATGATGAATGTGGACATTAATAAACAAAGTACcttcttaaataaaaaacaaatccgTTACACAATGCAGGCATAATTTTTCACCAATgtgtattgtttgaatatgtcGTTTTGCGTTAAGTTTATATAATACAACATAAACAGTATTACAGAAAAATTTCATCAGAAAGAAAACTTATTTTCATTTgatcattttgataaaacttgTATTGTTAAAACCTCAACTTAAAGTTCGACAATGTACAACAAAAACGCGTTTTTAGTATTTCCTTGTTACCTTTTATTCAGCCAATTAAGTGCACATATCATGTACCATAAATGTGTACAGTGTTTCAATTCATAAAACGGAGTGCTTAAATGTTAATTGTGCTTACATATCGATTTAACGTTTTTAAGTAAATGCTTTCTTTAAGATGGACCATCGTCAGCCACCGTATCAGTCAGTAGTCCGTTGACTGTGACTGAGAACACATCGCCCCCTACCGCAATCACGTGTTCAAGCCCCGCCTGCAACCCTCTCTGCAACGCCAACTGGTTCAACGGCTCGTCCAAAGTACTTAACACAACACTGTTTAGTACCCCGATTAGTCGATACTTCGCGGGATCGTACATTTGTAATGTTTCCAATGCAGTTGGCTTTCGGACTACACAGCTTGATGTCATCGTTAACTGTAAGCTACTAACTTGTTAAATGTCTCtttgatatttttcaaaagattcaaagaaatgtttattgatgtatttaatgtaGTCGCCGTTTTGATGTTACTACTCACTTGTACGaattattgtaattttatttcatgaacGGTGTTGAGCCTATAATGACCGGCAATATAATGCGAGAGCTCGTGATACAGTTACTAAATGATTATATACcagtaaatatattataaaatttgCTGACGTGTATAGATTGACTTTTCAATTAATGTGGGTACGATATGTATCGAAATGTATATCAAAATGTGGTATTCAGTTTTAACATTCAAAGCTAAATCTTTACATAATGCTATTTATgctatttattctttataatgcaataatttcatgtttttatttcccATTGACATATTTCTTCTTGACATCtacgcttatatatatatatatatatatatatatatatatatatatatatatatatatatatatatatatatatatatatatatatatatatatgccatagTATTCTAGAATGTCCTTATAAAATTAGGTGCAATATAAAATGGTTTACTTCCtctaaacaaaaaactaaaatttgATGCATGAGTTGATTCAGGAATAACAATTTACCTAAATTggcagtaaaaaacaagaaatgaTTCCCACTGTATCTTCACATGTTTCCTTGATCTCTCAGCAAAAGCTCGTCTTTTTGATCCTTCCAAATCCTAACAAAGCTAAGACATCTGTTTGTCTGAAACAACATGCAACATTACCAAAGATTATAAATTGTGAAATACTTTTCTTGTACCACATGATTATAAAACCTATTTTAACAACTGGCAAGCTATGGAAAATTTGTATATATTTCAAAGTACATTAATCCATACATCTTAAAATAAAGTGATAATACCAGAACGACAAATCAGAGGAACTTAGTGTGTACTTATTCATATTTTTCGTGTTGAACAAGCAGGAACAAAATGCGCCAATTTTAACATTGTTCGGTCTTGCGTGTTGCCTGATTAAATAAACACGCCAACATGAAAAAGTAAGGAAGGGCATAATTGTCGAAAACGTCAAATCAGAGGCGCCAACACGCCAAACTGAAGATGAATGTGGACATTTATAAACAAAGTAccttcttaaataaaaacaaatccgTTACACAAGGCAGGCATAATTTTTCACCAATGTGTATTGTTTGAAAATGTCGTTTTGCGTGAAGTTTATATAATACAACATAAACAGTATTACAAAAAAATTTTATCAGAAAGAAACCTTCTTTTCATgtgatcattttgataaaatttatattgttaaaacctCAACTTAAAATTCGACAATGTACAACAAAAACGCGTTTTCAGTATTTCCTTGTTACCTTTTATTCTACCTATTAAGTGCACATATCATGTACCATAAATGTGCACAGTGTTTAAATTCATAAAACGTAGTGCCTAAACGTTAATTGTGCTTACATATCGATTTAACGTTTTTAAGTGAATGCTTTCTTTAAGATGGGCCATCGTCAGCCACCGTATCAGTCAGTAGTCCGTTGACTGTGACTGAGAACACATCGCCCCCTACCGCAATCACGTGTTCAAGCCCCGCCTGCAACCCTCTCTGCAACGCCAACTGGTTCAACGGCTCGACCAAAGTACTTAACACAACACTGTTTAGTACACCGATTAGTCGATACTTCGCGGGATCGTACATTTGTAATGTTTCCAATGCAGTTGGCTTTCGGACTACACAGCTTGATGTCATCGTTAACTGTAAgctattaaattgttaaatgtctctttgatatttttcaaaagattcaaacaaatgtttattgatgtatttaatgtaTTCGCCGTTTTGATGTTACTACTCACTTGTAcgaattattgttattttatttcatgaacGCTGTTGAGCCAATAATGACCGGCAATATAATGCGAGAGCTCGTGATACAGTTACTAAATGATTACATACCAgtacaaatattataaaatttgCTGACGTGTATAGATTAACTTTTCAATTAATGTGGGTACGATATGTATCGAAATGTATATCAAAATGTGGTATTCAGTTTTAACATTAAAAGCTAAATCTTTTCATAATgctatttatgttttttattctttataatgcaataagtttatgtttttatttcccATTGACATATTTCTTCTTGACATCtacgcttatatatatatatatatatatatatatatatatatatatatatatatatatatatatatatatatatatatatatatatatatattattttttgtttatttatttatataccttcttaaataaaaaacaaatccgTTACACAATGCAGGCATAATTTTTCACCAATgtgtattgtttgaatatgtcGTTTTGCGTTAAGTTTATATAATACAACATAAACAGTATTACAGAAAAATTTCATCAGAAAGAAAACTTCTTTTCATTTgatcattttgataaaacttaTATTGTTAAAACCTCAACTTAAAGTTCGACAATGTACAACAAAAACGCGTTTTCAGTATTTCCTTGTTACCTTTTATTCTGCCTATTAAGTGCACATATCATGTACCATAAATGTGTAAAGTGTGTCAATTCATAAAACGGAGTGCTTAAATGTTAATTGTGCCTACATATCGATTTAACGTTTTTAAGTAAATGCTTTCTTTAAGATGGACCATCGTCAGCCACCGTATCAGTCAGTAGTCCGTTGACTGTGACTGAGAACACATCGCCCCCTACCGCAATCACGTGTTCAAGCCCCGCCTGCAACCCTCTCTGCAACGCCAACTGGTTCAACGGCTCGACCAAAGTACTTAACACAACACTGTTTAGTACCCCGATTAGTCGATACTTCGCGGGATCGTACATTTGTAATGTTTCCAATGCAGTTGGCTTTCGGACTACACAGCTTGATGTCATCGTTAACTGTAAGCTACTAACTTGTTAAATGTCTCtttgatatttttcaaaagattcaaagaaatgtttatttatgtatttaatgtaGTCGCCGTTTTGATGTTACTACTCACTTGTACGaattattgtaattttatttcatgaacGGTGTTGAGCCTATAATGACCGGCAATATAATGCGAGAGCTCGTGATACAGTTACTAAATGATTATATAccagtaaaaatattataaaatttgcTGACGTGTATATATTGACTTTTCAATTAATGTGGGTACGATATGTATCGAAATGTATATCAAAATGTGGTATTCAGTTTTAACATTCAAAGCTAAATCTTTACATAATGCTATTTATgctatttattctttataatgcaataatttcatgtttttatttcccATTGACATATTTCTTCTTGACATCtacgcttatatatatataaatatatatatatgtgccaTAGTATTCTAGAATGTCCTTAAAAAAATAGGTGCAATATAAAATGGTTTACTTCAtctaaacaaaaaactaaaatttgATGCATGAGTTGATTCAGGAATAACAATTTACCTTAATTGGCAGTAATAACAAGAAATGAATCCCACTGTATCTTCACATGTTTCCTTGATCCCTCAGCAAAAGCTCGTCTTTTTGATCCTTCCAAATCCTTACAAAGCTAAGACATCTGTTTGTCTAAAACAACATGCAACATTACCAAAGATTACAAATTGTGAAATACTTTTCTTGTACCACATGATTATAAAACCTATTTTAACAACTGGCAAGCTATGGAAAATTTGTATATATTTCAAAGTACATTAATCCATACATCTTAAAATAAAGTGATAATACCAGAACGACAAATCAGAGGAACTTAGTGTGTACTTATTCATTTTTTTCGTGTTGAACAAGCAGGAACAAAATGCGCCAATTTTAACATTGTTCGGTCTTGCGTGTTGCCTGATTAAAGGAACACGCCAACATGAAATAGTAAGGAAGGGCATAATTGTCGAAAACGTCAAATCAGAGGCGCCAACACGCCAAACTGAAGATGAATGTGgacatttataaataaagtaccttcttaaataaaaaaaatccgttACACAAGGCAGGCataatttttcaccaatctgTATTGTTTGAAAATGTCGTTTTGCGTGAAGTTTATATAATACAACATAAAcagtattacaaaaaaaaattatcagaAAGAAAACTTCTTTTCATGTGATTAGTTGAtaaaatttatattgttaaaacctCAACTTAAAATTCGACAATGTACAACAAAAACGCGTTTTCAGTATTTCCTTGTTACCTTTTATTCTACCTATTAAGTGCACATATCATGTACCATAAATGTGTACAGTGTTTAAATTCATAAAACGGAGTGCCTAAACGTTAATTGTGCTTACATATCGATTTAACGTTTTTAAGTGAATGCTTTCTTTAAGATGGGCCATCGTCAGCCACCGTATCAGTCAGTAGTCCGTTGACTGTGACTGAGAACACATCGCCCCCTACCGCAATCACGTGTTCAAGCCCCGCCTGCAACCCTCTCTGCAACGCCAACTGGTTCAACGGCTCGACCAAAGTACTTAACACAACACTGTTTAGTACACCGATTAGTCGATACTTCGCGGGATCGTACATTTGTAATGTTTCCAATGCAGTTGGCTTTCGGACTACACAGCTTGATGTCATCGTTAACTGTAAgctattaaattgttaaatgtctctttgatatttttcaaaagattcaaagaaatgtttattgatgtatttaatgtaGTCGCCGTTTTGATGTTACTACTCACTTGTAcgaattattgttattttatttcatgaacGCTGTTGAGCCAATAATGACCGGCAATATAATGCGAGAGATCGTGATACAGTTACTAAATGATTACATAccagtaaaaatattataaaatttgcTGACGTGTATAGATTGACTTTTCAATTAATGTGGGTACGATATGTATCGAAATGTATATCAAAATGTGGTATTCAGTTTTAACATTAAAAGCTAAATCTTTACATAATGCTATTTATGCTTTTTATTCTTTATAATGCAATAAGTTCATGTTTTTATTTCCCATTGACATATTTCTTCTTGACATCtacgcttatatatatatatatatatatatatatatattattttttttgtttatttatacatatatatatatatatatatatatatatatatatatatatatatatatatatatatatatgccatagTATTCTAGAAAGTCCTTACAAAATTAGGTGCAATATAAAATGGTTTACTTCatctaaacaaaaaacttaatattGATGCATGAGTTGATTCAGGAATAACAATGTACCTAAATTGgcagtaaaaacaagaaatgaTGCCCACTGTATCTTCACATTTTTCCTTGATCCCTCAGCAAAAGCTCGTCTATTTGATCCTTCCAAATCCTTACAAATCTAAGACATCTGTTTGTCTGAAACAACATGCAACACTACCAAAGATTACAAATTGTGATATAATTTTCTTGTACCACAGGATTATAAAACTAACGTCTTTTGtaacattttcagttttttttatatggctaTCATTTAAATGGCATCTAGACAAATGATCGGATAACCTGTAATCAAAACCAAAACGTTGTACCACCTTTATTTAACATTCATTTAAcgctgcaaaaaaaaatattctcaaaaAATTGTGCATAgatttatattttgcttttccTGAATTTAAAGCAATATACATAGCCATTTTATCACATTGCACtgcaatatttgtatttgttccaTTTCATATGCCATAAATGTAGACTCAGTACAATGTCGAATATTTCTAATGCACGAATATGCTAGTCTTAGTCTTGTATTAATGTGGgaaaaatgcaagaaaataatGACCCTGTAAGTACCGTACACAACAACGTAAACAAGAATCACACAAAATTGTTTCATCTGGAGAAGACCATTCTTCTGCAGACATTTCTGACATACTTGTAATGGTAAAGAAGCATACTGAAGTAATGTATAATTTATGTAAAGAGTTTGGGACGAATGTGACAAGAATTAGGAATTATGTTGCAATTATGACACTTTATCGATTAAAAACGACGGTAAGCTTCTTAAATCGTGTCAGTTATTAGAAACAATATGTATGAAGTATCGCAAATAGGGAAAAGGAAATGTGttaatattgtataaatacattTCACCTTCAGAATGATTTTAATCgaacaaatattaac contains:
- the LOC127852496 gene encoding hemicentin-2-like codes for the protein MNVQYGPSSATVSVSSPLTVTENTSPPTAITCSSPACNPLCNANWFNGSTKILNTTLFSTPISRYFAGSYICNVSNAVGFWTTQLDVIVNYGPSSATVSVSSPLTVTENTSPPTAITCSSPACNPLCNANWFNGSTKILNTTLFSTPISRYFAGSYICNVSNAVGFWTTQLDVIVNYGPSSATVSVSSPLTVTENTSPPTAITCSSPACNPLCNANWFNGSTKVLNTTLFSTPISRYFAGSYICNVSNAVGFRTTQLDVIVNYGPSSATVSVSSPLTVTENTSPPTAITCSSPACNPLCNANWFNGSTKVLNTTLFSTPISRYFAGSYICNVSNAVGFRTTQLDVIVNYGPSSATVSVSSPLTVTENTSPPTAITCSSPACNPLCNANWFNGSSKVLNTTLFSTPISRYFAGSYICNVSNAVGFRTTQLDVIVNYGPSSATVSVSSPLTVTENTSPPTAITCSSPACNPLCNANWFNGSTKVLNTTLFSTPISRYFAGSYICNVSNAVGFRTTQLDVIVNYGPSSATVSVSSPLTVTENTSPPTAITCSSPACNPLCNANWFNGSTKVLNTTLFSTPISRYFAGSYICNVSNAVGFRTTQLDVIVNYGPSSATVSVSSPLTVTENTSPPTAITCSSPACNPLCNANWFNGSTKVLNTTLFSTPISRYFAGSYICNVSNAVGFRTTQLDVIVNYGPSSATVSVSSPLTVTENTSPPTAITCSSPACNPLCNANWFNGSTKVLNTTLFSTPISRYFAGSYICNVSNAVGFRTTQLDVIVNYGPSYATVSVSSPLTVTENTSPPTAITCSSPACNPLCNANWFNGSTKILNTTLFSTPISRYFAGSYICNVSNAVGFWTTQLDVIVNFPPDVTVSTANTTSSSQSTYLHCKASGIPKTFTYQQTWTHEWPGYGPVRNLTGDEHLTINELSYAHSGVYTCSASNGISVYGTDTHFMKGSGYLLVKDRPVITSPVLAAESTYRIATELGKNASINLQVFSNGGSIKTSVYKVTNGTRTATLVGTVNTSSAMVQLPVFLHVVPTQGVLIEISLSMKHENDFGFYDVVLLNEVEETRLRINIDAEGNLTKLKRYIR